The DNA region GGGTCCTCCGAGCCGCCGGGTGGCGCTGTGACTGGGACTGACCGAGTCCTCCCAGTGGGTCCTCCCAGCCGCCGGGGGGCGCTGTGAGTGGGACTCTGCCCGAGTCCTCCCAGCGGGTCCTCCGAGCCGCCGGGTGGCGCTGTGAGTGGAGGGGGGTCTGCCCGAGTCCTCCCAGTGGGTCCTCCGAGCCGCCGGGTGGCGCTGCCGCGGGAGGACCCGGGTTGAGTCTCAGCCTCTGACGGGGAGAGGAGCGGACGCGTCCCCCCGCTCCgaccgccgccgccgccgcccgAGGATGAACATCCTCCCGAAGAAGAGCTGGCACGTCCGCAACAAGGACAATGTGGAGCGGGTGCGGCGGGACGAGGAGCGGGCGGCCGCCGCCGAGCGGGAGCTCAAGGCCCGGGCGGAGCTGGCGGAGCGGGAGGTACGGGGACGCGAACTGCGCACGCTCCGTGCCGGGGGACCCGCACCGCACCGCGCAGGCGCAGCGCCGGCCGCTGGGCCGTGACCGCGCAGGCGCCCCCTCCGCGGCGGCGCTCGGACGGGGTGCGCATGTGCAGGACCGGCCCGCCGACTGCGCATGCCCGGTGCCGGCGGGAATGCCTGGCCGAGCCTCAACTCACAACTTCACACCACGCCCCCCCCCCAGCGCCGCCGGCAGGACGGGAGGACCCACCGAGACTCACTCACAGCGCCCCCCGCAGGACGGGAGGACCCACCGAGACTCACTCACAGCGCCCCCCGCAGGAAGGGAGGACCCACCGAGACTCACTCACAGCGCCCCCGGCAGGACGGGAGGACCCACCGAGACTCACTCACAGCGCCCCCCACAGGACGGGAGGACCCACCGAGACTCACTCACAGCGCCCTCCGCAGGACGGGAGGACCCACCGAGACTCACTCACAGCGCCCCCGGCAGGACGGGAGGACCCACCGAGACTCACTCACAGCGCCCCCCGCAGGACGGGAGGACCCACCAAGACTCACTCACAGCGCCCCCCACAGGACCCACTGAGACTCACTCCTAGCGCCCCCCGCAGGACGGGAGGACCCACCAAGACTCACTCACAGCGCCCCCCGCAGGACGGGAGGACCCACCGAGACTCACGCACAGCGCACCCCCGCAGGACGGGAAGACCCACCGAGACTCACTCACAGCGCCCCCCGCAGGACGGGAGGGGAGCCAGGCAGTGTCGGAAAGCGGGTGGGATGGAGCGGAGGGGAGGTTGGGGGAAGGGTTTGGTGGTCAGCTGCTGACGGAGAGCGCCCTCCTCTGGCAGGCCAGGACCGAGCTGCTCCGGAACCGGGCCCGGCACTCCCTCCCCGAGTCCGGAAGCGCGTCGCGGGAGCTCCAACTGTTCGCTGCCATCGACACCGACAAAAACCTGAGGGGAGGCAGCAAGGAGCTGGAGGCGGAGAAACGCCAGGAGAAGGTGAGCACTCGGTGGGGTGGAAGGGGG from Chiloscyllium plagiosum isolate BGI_BamShark_2017 unplaced genomic scaffold, ASM401019v2 scaf_74564, whole genome shotgun sequence includes:
- the leng1 gene encoding leukocyte receptor cluster member 1, yielding MNILPKKSWHVRNKDNVERVRRDEERAAAAERELKARAELAEREARTELLRNRARHSLPESGSASRELQLFAAIDTDKNLRGGSKELEAEKRQEKVSTRWGGRGLGYWLAPKNLHPLPPEQHSPSQTPRTGRGEKSAR